From the genome of Anopheles funestus chromosome 2RL, idAnoFuneDA-416_04, whole genome shotgun sequence:
AGACTAATGGTTTGCTCTTCACAGCTTCATTACCGATTGTGTTTCATCTTTACAGACAAAAGAGCTTCACGGTTCTGCTCTGCCATATGTTTGTGGCACGATACACTCCGTGTTCTTATCGGAATGTGTGCTCGCATCGTTTCTCGCATGTAAAACGGGTTCGTCCTTCCAACTTCAACACACAATCAAAACGAAGAACAAACGGAACCGACCTGCTCAGTATTATCGGCAAAAAGCGAAAGGGGTTCGCACAGGTCTTGAGACAACAGCGTACGATTTTGCAAATTTGCGACCATGGTCTGACAAGCCATGTTCAAACAGAAAACGACGCAATATCACAACGAACTACGTCATCCATGTGTGTGCCAACCGTATGCGCTAGCAGAACGGAGCAGAATTGTTTTATCAGATAAAATATCTAATTAGAAGTGGAGAGGCAACATAAAAGAAATCTGTACCGCCAACCCGACAACCGCAGCCACAAACCAGGAACCGATCCGATCGCTTCGAACGCAGTCACTCGTATCGGAAGTTGAACCGAACCTACAACCGGAACACCGGGGTTGATAATTGGCCAGAGGTGCCTACACACTGCCGATGCTGCATCAGGCGGTGTGTTTCAATTGAAATAGAAACTCTCACTCCTAGCCTGGGTGGAGACTGTAAGGGGAGAACGGACCGTATTCATCTGGTCTAATCTTTCGCTTTGTGGGAGTGTGTGTCGCTTCGTTAAACATGGATACAGATTTTCCCCCCGGGAGGGAGCCATTTTCCTGCCCCAAAGGTTCACGAGTGTGGAATTTATGTTCAACGGAATCGCTCAttcacgtgtttttttgttgttgatgttacTCATCAACACATTCAGGGAGCTCGCTTTCATCCACCATTAGGGATCGGAATTAGAGATTAATTTAGATGTACAAATAAACGGTGATTACGTTATCGCAAAACAAATGCGATCCCAACCACAGATTCAACCGTGCGTAGAtaattcgttcgtttttttgttcaatgatTCGTAATTTGTGTGAATCCTGGATTTGGTTGTGGTTGTAGCGCCGCGTTATCGTTTTTATGGTCATATGTTTTGAAATCGTTTCCggattgttaaaaaaaaaaaatgattagcATGAAGATTAAAAAAGTCTGTATTCTAGTACGGAATTAGATATGTatttgaacttttttgttcctctAAAATGATTCAAAAATCGATAACACACTGCTTTTTTCAGACATTGCGATGGATCTCTGGTATGCTGGTGCTTTTTTGCTGGCATAATGATCTACTGGACATAGATACTGGACGCTCCGAATTAGTTTCGAACTATAAccttcggtgcattaatcccAAACCATTAGCAAGACACCACGAAGCAAATGTTGGAAGCCAATGATATTCAACTACATAAAACTTCAGACAACAAAAGGAGATacatcaattttcataaaaagtgTCCCTTTTTCTGGGAAAGTGTCGTGATTTCAAGTAAAATGATGATGGTATCGTGAAGAAAGATGATGATTAAATTAATCAACAAAAGTTCATACAGATTTTCCTTTAGAATAAATATTACAGATAAAGTAATCGTACATCCATTGCTCAATGAACTCTCAttttatgaaagaaaaaaatacatacgtTTATTGTTCCTCCATTTTGGATTGCCTTCCAGTTGTACGTATGGTAAATACTCGGTAACGTTACACTCAATTAAGTAGCCTCTCCATAAAATGTGGCTGCGTAAATCGTATTTCAGCACTTGAGCATCCTTCAGTGCCTTCACTGCCCGCGATCATGCATCCGAAGGTTCGGTGATGGAAATTTCCCTGTTTTCAAACTGCACTTTGGGACGCTAAATTTGGTGGTAGTGGTTCGGTgcttaatgaaaattaattgaagaAGAATGCCGCTCTAAACGGGCGGCCTCCGAGAGTCTCACAGAGCAGCGTCGGGTGCTTGTGGGCTCGTAGTTAATAATCAAATCATTTGCTAGCGTATGTCCTACGCCCGGTCCTGGGGCTGATGATCTTCAGCGCTTGAGCCGAACCtgagaagggggaaaaatgtattttgcaGCCTGCAGTAGACCGTTTTTTTCCACCCGAGCAGTTCGGAAAGAAAAGGCGGCCACCATGAATTAACACGCGTTGTGCACATTTTAGACGATGGTTTCTTTGGTGTATATTAATCACATAGTCTCAGCGACGACTGACGCGAGGAGCGTTCCGTAAACGGTCGTTAAGTTCTGTCACCTTCAAGAGCTACAACCTTCACAGCACTGTTACGGTAGGATGTTCTCTTTGTACTCTAGCCAACTGCTTCATCGTCCCGTAGCGGCTAGGGAAACTTTCCCCTAAGCGTGCTAGAGAAGAAACGAACTCGGTGTCCCCCCAAAATGCACTCGGCTGCCGGCCAAAGGTAGTCTTAATCGGTCGCTACGCGTAACCCCCTTTGTCTTATCGTCGGCCAATCGAAAGATGCTGGTTGACAAAGCTAAACAGACCACTTGCGAGAGACGTTAAGAAAGGCGAAGTTACCATGTTGCCGATCCACCATTTGTGCACAGTCAGTCACTGTAAACAATCAATTTATGGCTGGACACCTGGAACCATGGGATCCCGAAATGGGTAGTAACTCAACGGACAGATACACTGTATGTATCCGGTCCCGGTGTCCATCTCGGGCCGGTGTGTTGGGGTATGCGTGCATGAGGTGTAGTGTGGCGAGTGGATTGCACCGTTGCGAACAAATGCACCGCAAAGAAAGGTAACAAAGGCAGAAGTAGTTCTCCCATCGCTCATCGTTTGCAAAAGAAGAGGGTTAATTTGTTACTGAGAAACGGGTAAACGCTTTGTGTGAGCCGTTTGATCTATGTTTTGATGCAAATGGCCGCTAAAATGGTTGAGTGATCACACACAAAGAAAGGGAGACTGTTTCGGATGAGAAGATGCAGTAAGATGGCTTCCATTAGTTTTAAGTACGAATACCCTTCAAGGTAGTTCTTGTAAAATGTGTATAAACTTCCATTATGTTATTCAAGTCATGTTGTTATTCTTAAACTATAAGCTCTCAACAAGAAGGGAGATAGATCGCACCACACACATATCCGAAAACCTCCAAAAATCGTTCCCTGTTGCAGCAACGATCTCAACGAGCCGTGCACAATGCAAACGAATGCCGAAGACTCCTTTTTAAAGTGCCCGCATCGATGCATTAATTAATAGTTATTAAAATTTCCCTACACGCCTGAAGTACGGAGTAGGTCGTTTATTGCAGTACTCAAtcataaacaatattttattggCATGCTCGACTCCGGAGCCCTTCAGCCGCTCTTCAGCCCGAGCTGCGGGAGGAAAGAATCTAACAGGAAAGGGAATGCCGTGCGTCGAGCACGAGAACAGTCAACCCGTGTGAAGGATTCTGTTTCATCCCAAAATTAAGCTACGAAAGTTTGGCTACTTGGTATGGAAATCCGGTTGCACCGAAGTGAACTCACGCTGGGTTTTGATAGGGAAATGTTCTCGTGGAAttgggagaagaagaaaaaactagaACACCTGTGGAACTGTTCGGTCCACCTTGGGACCAGTATCTAGGACAAGTGTTTGAGGATATAAAAGGCTTTTCCTGTCTAATATGCATTAAGAGTTGACATTGAAGGCCGGATATGGTGATATCggaaggagcaaaaaaaaccttttccgcTGGCAGATAGGGGTGCTCCTGTTGTAAAGGAATTAAGATTCGTTTTCCCACAATTTCCCAAGGAAAACAAAGTTCCCAAACAGATAAAACAACCAATGGGATCATCATTTGGTCGTTTCACGCGCGAAACCTCCACCacttaattgtattttatggAGTAGATTTCCTAATCGGATAAAAATTATCCATCCATTGAGGCGAGGAAGCCACGGCCAAATCCTGCGGCGTTCAATCGAACGAAGCAGGGAAACAGGAACAACCAATTCAGTCCCTTTTGCCCTTCTCGTTTCAAGGCATTTCCGTTTTATGCTGCTAtcttatttcctttttcgctCTGTTTTTCAATTGACGAAACCATCGTGTTCCCATCGGTCGACCAAACCGATCACCGGGAATCGACAACGGAGAAATGCAACTGAAACTGCAGTTTCGACCGTACCGGGCAGTTCGTTTTTCCTGCGCACTTTGAAGTTGTTGCATTTGAACAATTTGAACAGAGGCCACCCGGGGTGTGAtggaaaaatcatatttttccttcccccgATGGTTGGACACGATAAGAACAGAAACCGGCAATCACCAGCAGAGTGCAATGTTCCAACGCTCAACACTTTTCCTGGCACAGAAGACAAACGACCTAAAGTAATCCTGGGGCCTAGCTTATCctggaaaatgtgtttgtacGCGTCAGCACCGGCAACGGTTCAATTGGTGCTCATTAAATAAGATTTTTAGTTGCCGATAAGTGCGTACTATCGCCGCCGGTTGTCCCACAAACATTAGGGAACTCACCGGAGCCAAAGAAAAGGGAATGCTGTAGACCATTTGAGGGCTGGGAATTTGTGGTAACTGTTTTTGCGCCACTTTACCCATCCGGTTGAGTTGTTGTTTCTCACCCAAAAAATCTCGACCAGATCGGTTCGAAGTGATAGCAATTAGCTGATGGATGGTGACATTGTAACGATAGGATAGGATTTGTAAGCGATCGTTGCGAATTTTAGCGGAAGCTGAgtctttgtttcatttcatcccGTGTTTGAATTGCTCACCTGGATGTTTTGTTGGTGAGCGGAAGAGAATTTAGGTATCATGCACGGGGAAACAATGACCAATGGATAAGATCTTTCAGGCTTTAGACGTTGACTTTTGGACTTTATATTTAAGGATAATTCTATACAAGCTTGGAAATGGATATGAATATCCTCCTTACATGATAGTATTACTCGAAAACTCAAATGATAATGTTAGTGCTtgaaagaaacataaatttattaaaaatattctactTCTCTGCAATTGTTTGCGATACAAATCAGGTTATGATGAAACATTAAtagtttgtattttattataacTGACATTTATTCAATCGATGTAGAACTCCTAATGAACTGGCATTGAAATTGGGTTTCACGTCCACCGGATGAGGCCTAAGATATTGATGTATTAATATAGATTAATTGACATTCCTTCGGGCAGACAAATCATGATCGGCAAATGGGAAATTACCGTAATAGAGCAGTTGATCAGTGTCAACCGGGCTCATTCAACAGTGCGATCCCGACCTAGCCACAAACCATGACATTACAAAGATGCTCAAGAACAGCTCCAGCACCAGCACGAAGGTAGCAAGATTGTAGCAGAACTCGAAACGGAACGGAAGACAGCACAATCATCGGTAAAGGACGGAGAGAAAGAACTGCCACATATTCGACGGCATCGGCCTACATAACTAGTGACAATGGATTGgctttaatttgattttgtgCTCGCTCGTACCCGTGCCCAGCGCCCCGTAACGGAACAAATTCTGCTGGTTGACCGCTGATCGGTTTCCAGGACGTGAATGGGACAACAAAGTAAAGGAACTGAGATTGTGACACTAAATTGTGACACCCTAATAGAATAGACAGAAATAAGCTCAAGGTTCCGAGGTCATACGTTGACTTGGTGGTCGTCGAAGCATTGGGATACCGGGCGCTCCCTCACAGATGTGGTCAAAGGTCCGTCTAGCTGCAATTCCAGAACAGGAAATCGTACGTcgataattaaaacataatacaaTCTGCCCTAGGTTTTGAGTTGATAGAACTTAACACAGAGCCGACATAATCTTCAAGACTTTATCACGCAACGAAGGAATCGTTTAGGGATTTTCTATCTACTAGTTCTCGCGCTGTTCCAGCCATCTGATTCGTTGAGTTGGTCTGGATGGAAGGCGGAGCTACTCGAGCATAAATGCGTTCAAGTGGAACCTATTCAAAGTCCCTCTAATTGATGGCAAGAGCATGAAGCAGCTTGTGCGGAGAACGGCAGAGAGCCACAGACGGAGTTTTATGCTGCGCAATGTTTTATGCTATTCGGAAAGAGTCCGTTCCGAGGAAAATAGAGAGCCCGAGAGAGTTGTCCAAGCTGGTGAGGGGAATGCTCAGTTATGCTGCGTGCTAAGAGAAGGCTGCCGTGGGTCATAGAGGCTCGCTGAGGACGCAGTCTCCGATCAGTTCGCATTACGCACTCGACCCGCTAGGACACGGGCAAAGGGCCACACAAGTAAAGGCAAATATTGACGCAGTTTGATAATGTTTTTGAGACGTGTGTAGTGTAATTTGTGTGATTCGGAAAATCAACCGTCTGGATGTGTTGTGCTATGCTCAACAAATAGTGAAACCAATGTGAGTTTAAAGTGAGATCGTTTGGATACTTGACGAAGAATTTATTAGACTGCTTGTGGATGAATCGTTTCGTGCGTACAATTGAGCCAATGTGAACAAACAACGGAACAGGAGCAACGTCTGAgaagagaaattaaattattgtccCGAAATTCAATTGAACTTTCGGTTCAAGTTATCCGGGAACTCGGGAAACGAAAATAGCGCAACTTCATTGAGATATCAGCAACCGAGTGGCAGAATGGTGATTGTGTAAGTTGGAAACTACAGCATGTTGTTTGCGTGCCGTGATCGATCAAGCTCAATCGGAGCCGTTTCCGCCCCTGAGTGTCCCACGAGTACGAGAGTCGAGTTGAGCCTGTATATTTGATTAATGGTGTCGAATGTTTTTGATTATCGTTTCGCTAACAGGCAATCGAACGTGATCAACTCGAGCGGTGGCAGTGGACAGCTCGGTATCGACTGGGACATTAACGATCCGAGCGTGCCGATCGTGACCGAGTCGGACTACGATGGATTTAACGAGTGGAGCGATGGCCACTGTCGCCACATCTACCGGGCGACGAGCGAGGAAGCAAAGCGCCATTCGTCCGGCTGGGCGATGCGCAACACCAACAACCACAACGTAAACATCCTGAAGAAGAGTTGTCTCGGTGTGCTGGTATGTTCGGCCGGTTGCATCCTGCCGAACGGGGACAAGATACATCTACGGCCAGCCATCTGCGATAAGGCACGGCGCAAGCAGCAAGGCAAAGCGTGTCCAAACAGGTGAGGATTTTATTGAAGAATTTGATCGTTTCGTGAGGCAGAGTTGGAAGTGATACACATATGCTAATGGTGTCTATGCTAATCCTTACCCAAATCGGGACAGATTGTGCATTGGAGGTATCTTGGAGATATTGCCATGCCGTGGACATTGTGGTTACCCGGTGACTCACTTTTGGCGCCACACACcacatgcaatatttttccaagCCAAAGGAGTTCACGACCATCCACGTCCGGAAGCGAAGTCATCTGGGGAAACGCGCCGAGTGTTGGGCTTGGGTCGCCGTGAGCGTGTACTGCGGACGGTGCAgtcaaaaatgaataaagtaAGTTTAACGCCTTAGAGTCTGTTGAAGTTTGCACAACTTAATGATTTTTATGTATGTTGCCTATCCATTAGATAAACGGCATCAAACAGTCCAGAAAGTCGTCAAAGCAGCTTTACACTATCGCAAAAGCAACTAGCTACAGTTCCATCTCGTCATCTGAAGTTATTAAATCGCCGGAATCTTCCTTCGAAGAGAACAACTACCAGCTGGATTACCTTAACGGATCATCTGTACCGGTGGGTTGTACCTATAGCAATACCCACCATTCTCAGGTGCAACAGCAGACCCAACAACTTCAGCAACAACAGTCACTACAATGTCCACAGAACCCTCCTGTACCGGATTACTCACAAAACTGCTTCTACGATACAAACTTTATCCATCCCGAGGAAATCTTTCAGCTAGACCAACCTCTTCGCCCAGTAAATGGTACTGCGAACAATAAgtaccagcaacagcaacatcttGTTGGATCACCACCCACCAACATGTTCGATCTCGATCTGGGGACGGATGGGAAGACCTCATACAACAGTAAAAGCGATCAGTATTCCCTTTACCGAGGTGGTGAGTTTTCTTCCACCGGTATTGGTCGTTACCTGGACTGCGTCAAGTACGAGAGCAGCACCGATACGGACACAGCCAGCCTTACCAGCAGCGGATGCTCGAGCGTTCTGGATGATATTGCGTACTACGCAAGTCCACAGATCGATTACCAGAACAACAACTCACACACGAATAACAACTCACTTGCGCAACTCGACATGAACAAGATGGGACTGCGTGCGTGCGATGGCATCAATTCGTTCTTTATTAACCAATCAAGTTGCGTGTCACCGACGACTAATGATCGTAAGTCGTCTGACCCGGGCCACCACACGCAGCATCAGCTAGATGCGTATGGGTCCGGAGCACTAAGCTACGAGAATTACAGTGCGTCTTCCTCCCCGAATGCGTCCCAGCTGTACGGTAGCTACGAAACTACCATCGGACAGACATCTTTGGGTCAATCGTTGACTCATTCCTCCACATCACCCGATGGACGGATGGTACCGACGACAGAAATGGTTGGTACGTCCATGTCCTCTTGTGAGCAACAGCAGTGCAGTAACAGTGTACAGGGGACAACGGCAGCAGACAGTGGTTGTTGGTGGAACAATAGCTTCTTCCAGACCACTCTCGGTACCACAGCTTCCAGCAGCTCTGAGGGATGGAATCAAACGTATCATGAGGGCACGGTAGTACCCGTCGGCAGTCAGCATTCGCAGCAGCTAGAACCACAGTTCTACGGAATGGAGCAGTGTGAATATCTCAGTTAGATAGCGAGAAGCGACATCGCGACTCGTTGTAGATAGCGTTGGAATGGTGATCTCTTCTGTTGTCTACCCTGTTGATCAACTTGCTTTTGTTGCACATTCCATACTGATCTATCCATTTTATGTTAGACGTTAAGCTTTTAGCGTTCttagtttttagttttaagcaaacaaacaaaactgatgGAACGCAAAATCAAAGTACCAAGGTAGGAGTTGTGGCATAGGATAATTGtagcgtgtttttttatacatcaCCAGATCTAGTGAAAGggacatttttttgtctttctctcccttctttttctctcgtcaaaaaacacattaaccaCCGCAGCACACAGtctgattatttttaaatgtacaCTTTTACGCGAGAGGAAAGAACGCGATGGTGGAACCAGTGTTTAGGTAGAATGGCTGATTAGTTGTGtaaggtttgttttgttaaaacagTTCTAGTCACTGGAATTTGATTATatttgtgaaaataaataaaaataatgacat
Proteins encoded in this window:
- the LOC125775002 gene encoding transcription factor glial cells missing-like, whose translation is MVSNVFDYRFANRQSNVINSSGGSGQLGIDWDINDPSVPIVTESDYDGFNEWSDGHCRHIYRATSEEAKRHSSGWAMRNTNNHNVNILKKSCLGVLVCSAGCILPNGDKIHLRPAICDKARRKQQGKACPNRLCIGGILEILPCRGHCGYPVTHFWRHTPHAIFFQAKGVHDHPRPEAKSSGETRRVLGLGRRERVLRTVQSKMNKINGIKQSRKSSKQLYTIAKATSYSSISSSEVIKSPESSFEENNYQLDYLNGSSVPVGCTYSNTHHSQVQQQTQQLQQQQSLQCPQNPPVPDYSQNCFYDTNFIHPEEIFQLDQPLRPVNGTANNKYQQQQHLVGSPPTNMFDLDLGTDGKTSYNSKSDQYSLYRGGEFSSTGIGRYLDCVKYESSTDTDTASLTSSGCSSVLDDIAYYASPQIDYQNNNSHTNNNSLAQLDMNKMGLRACDGINSFFINQSSCVSPTTNDRKSSDPGHHTQHQLDAYGSGALSYENYSASSSPNASQLYGSYETTIGQTSLGQSLTHSSTSPDGRMVPTTEMVGTSMSSCEQQQCSNSVQGTTAADSGCWWNNSFFQTTLGTTASSSSEGWNQTYHEGTVVPVGSQHSQQLEPQFYGMEQCEYLS